The following nucleotide sequence is from Hylaeus volcanicus isolate JK05 chromosome 3, UHH_iyHylVolc1.0_haploid, whole genome shotgun sequence.
TTAGTATCACTTATTTAGATATCTTAGTAAACCTTGCAGTCTCgtttatagaattatttacatcTTTGGAACAACATGTTGGACCACATAGGaagattatattatacaacatatttttgtatttctcgaAGATAAGTTGTAGTAGACATATGATGTATAAAGTCTATTCACTTccaaatacaatataaaaataaaactaacacTAGGTTCTggtaagaaagaaaagcaaGTAATCTTTATGTTCCTACTTTCAACATAGTGTCATGATTATAGTTACTGTATATGATTTAACCACTATAGCTGAACGTATAATGTGTTTCGCTTATATTACTATATATGTTGAAGTTTCTTTGTAATTAGTACTTCCTTATCTGTGGGAtacgataattataattgctcATGCAAGGTAGCAGTGTTATCGCTTTGTTGCTGCATCTGCATCCAATGCTGTAATAATAtgaatgttattaatattgtttactaattaattttaacatattactaataattagaaaatatggTAGTATACTTACTTTTTCCATCGCATGCtacaattttaactttatccACTATTGCAACTTCTTGGACTTCACGAAATTCAACATCATTTAGCATAAATGTCCAAACATTGTCACAAAATCTATAAGTATTTAATTTGCCAGcctatgaattttatataaatgacaattataacatttatacaatttgattgatataaatattattaaatgcataTATTTACGGACATATACCTTAAATGAAAGT
It contains:
- the LOC128873122 gene encoding transcription initiation factor IIA subunit 2 — translated: MSYQLYRNTTLGNTLQESLDELIQYGQITPQLAIKVLLQFDKAINQALATRVKSRLSFKAGKLNTYRFCDNVWTFMLNDVEFREVQEVAIVDKVKIVACDGKTLDADAATKR